Proteins encoded by one window of Akkermansia muciniphila ATCC BAA-835:
- a CDS encoding PEP-CTERM sorting domain-containing protein (PEP-CTERM proteins occur, often in large numbers, in the proteomes of bacteria that also encode an exosortase, a predicted intramembrane cysteine proteinase. The presence of a PEP-CTERM domain at a protein's C-terminus predicts cleavage within the sorting domain, followed by covalent anchoring to some some component of the (usually Gram-negative) cell surface. Many PEP-CTERM proteins exhibit an unusual sequence composition that includes large numbers of potential glycosylation sites. Expression of one such protein has been shown restore the ability of a bacterium to form floc, a type of biofilm.): MSAYLVPEPATASRSLLGVAGLAMRRRRRQEA; encoded by the coding sequence ATGTCTGCGTATTTGGTCCCGGAACCGGCGACGGCTTCCCGGAGCCTGCTGGGTGTGGCGGGACTGGCCATGCGGAGGCGCAGAAGGCAGGAAGCCTGA
- the clpB gene encoding ATP-dependent chaperone ClpB: MLNNLTTKFQEALMQAQQTAGRLGKPEISSLDVLVALLEQEGGILSPILRKASCDPGLFLQAAQREVSHEPTQSGATTQPQMGRDLATVMQAAEEERKKLKDDYLSVEHFMLGALDTQNKVHQLTDTFGLTKDNYLAAMKEVRGNQRVTDDNPEGKYQTLEKYGTDLTARARAGKIDPVIGRDTEIRRVLQILSRRTKNNPVLIGEPGVGKTAIAEGLARRIVNGDVPESMRNKRIVSLNIGSMLAGAKYRGEFEERLKSFLKEVTDSNGEIILFIDELHTIVGAGASEGAVDASNLLKPALARGELRTIGATTLDEYRKYIEKDAALERRFQPVMVSEPSVEDTIAILRGLKERYEVHHGVRITDAAIVAAATLSDRYISDRFLPDKAVDLVDEAAARLKIELDSMPTEIDQIEREAMQLEMERQALAKEEDADSKARLEKITKDLADLKEKSGSMIAKWKSEKEVLDAVRREQEKIEALKLESERAKRMGDLTRASEITYGELPEAQRALAEGKEKLSKMQKEDGGLLKEEVTEGDIAKVVATWTGIPAARLQEGERAKLVHMEERLGARVIGQKQAVKAVSDAVRRARAGLQDENRPIGSFLFLGPTGVGKTELSKALAEFLFDNENAIVRIDMSEYMEKHSVARLIGAPPGYVGYEEGGQLSEAVRRRPYCVVLFDEIEKAHPDVFNVLLQVLDDGRITDGQGRTVDFRNTVIIMTSNIGSQYILNEANAEQREAKALEALRGHFRPEFLNRIDEIIIFDRLTAQELKGIVDIQLQRVRRRLEAKGLFLRMTPEATALVADHGFDPVYGARPLKRAIQHDLLDPLSLKLLEGDFPEGTEIVVREKGGKLDFTKEKK, encoded by the coding sequence ATGCTTAACAATCTAACAACAAAATTTCAGGAAGCGCTGATGCAGGCGCAGCAAACTGCAGGACGGCTTGGAAAACCGGAAATCTCCTCTCTGGACGTTCTGGTGGCGTTGCTGGAGCAGGAAGGCGGAATTCTTTCCCCTATTCTCCGCAAGGCCTCTTGCGACCCGGGGTTGTTTCTCCAGGCGGCCCAGAGGGAAGTTTCCCACGAACCTACCCAAAGCGGTGCCACCACCCAGCCCCAGATGGGGCGTGACCTGGCTACGGTAATGCAGGCTGCGGAAGAAGAACGCAAAAAGCTCAAAGATGACTACCTCAGCGTGGAACATTTCATGCTTGGTGCGTTGGACACGCAAAACAAAGTGCACCAGTTGACGGACACCTTTGGCCTGACCAAGGATAATTATCTGGCCGCCATGAAAGAAGTGCGCGGCAACCAGCGCGTGACGGACGATAATCCGGAAGGCAAATACCAGACGCTGGAAAAATATGGAACGGACCTGACGGCCCGCGCCCGTGCCGGTAAAATTGACCCTGTTATCGGCCGCGATACGGAAATCCGCCGTGTTTTGCAGATTCTTTCCCGCAGGACGAAAAACAATCCCGTCCTGATCGGGGAACCCGGCGTTGGTAAAACCGCCATTGCGGAAGGTTTGGCGCGGCGCATAGTCAACGGCGACGTGCCGGAAAGCATGCGCAACAAGCGCATTGTTTCGCTCAACATCGGATCCATGCTCGCCGGGGCCAAATATCGTGGCGAATTTGAAGAGCGCTTGAAATCCTTCCTTAAGGAAGTAACGGATTCCAACGGTGAAATCATTCTATTTATTGATGAACTGCACACCATCGTAGGCGCGGGCGCCAGTGAAGGGGCGGTGGATGCGTCCAACCTGCTCAAACCCGCCCTGGCCCGCGGGGAACTGCGGACCATCGGCGCGACGACACTGGACGAATACCGCAAATACATTGAAAAGGATGCGGCTCTGGAACGCCGGTTTCAGCCCGTCATGGTCTCCGAGCCCAGCGTGGAAGATACCATTGCCATCCTGCGCGGCCTGAAAGAACGCTATGAAGTTCACCATGGGGTGCGTATTACGGACGCTGCCATCGTGGCGGCCGCCACCCTTTCCGACCGTTATATTTCCGACCGTTTTCTGCCTGACAAGGCAGTGGATCTGGTGGATGAAGCGGCAGCCCGCCTCAAAATTGAGCTGGACTCCATGCCCACGGAAATTGACCAGATTGAACGTGAAGCCATGCAGCTTGAAATGGAGCGGCAGGCGCTGGCGAAGGAAGAAGACGCCGACAGCAAGGCGCGTTTGGAAAAAATCACCAAGGACCTGGCCGATTTGAAGGAAAAATCCGGTTCCATGATTGCCAAATGGAAAAGTGAAAAGGAAGTGCTGGACGCCGTCCGCAGGGAACAGGAAAAAATAGAAGCCCTCAAGCTGGAAAGTGAACGGGCCAAACGGATGGGTGATCTGACCCGCGCATCGGAAATCACCTATGGCGAACTTCCGGAGGCCCAGCGCGCCCTGGCGGAAGGCAAGGAAAAGCTCAGTAAAATGCAGAAGGAAGATGGAGGGCTGCTGAAGGAGGAAGTCACGGAAGGAGACATCGCCAAAGTGGTTGCCACCTGGACCGGCATCCCCGCCGCCCGTCTGCAGGAAGGGGAGCGTGCCAAGCTGGTGCACATGGAAGAACGTCTGGGCGCCCGCGTAATCGGGCAGAAACAGGCCGTTAAGGCCGTATCCGACGCCGTGAGGCGCGCCCGCGCCGGGTTGCAGGATGAAAACAGGCCCATTGGCTCTTTCCTGTTCCTGGGACCCACCGGCGTCGGCAAGACGGAGCTCAGCAAGGCACTGGCGGAATTCCTTTTTGACAATGAAAACGCCATCGTCCGCATTGACATGTCCGAATACATGGAAAAACATTCTGTTGCGCGCCTCATCGGGGCGCCTCCCGGATACGTGGGGTATGAAGAAGGCGGTCAGCTCTCTGAGGCCGTGCGGCGCCGTCCGTACTGCGTGGTTCTCTTCGATGAAATTGAAAAGGCCCACCCGGACGTCTTCAACGTATTGCTCCAGGTATTGGACGACGGCCGTATTACGGACGGCCAGGGGCGTACGGTTGACTTCCGCAACACGGTCATCATCATGACCTCCAACATCGGCAGCCAGTATATCCTCAATGAAGCCAATGCGGAACAGCGGGAAGCCAAGGCCCTGGAGGCGTTGCGAGGCCACTTCCGTCCGGAATTCCTGAACCGCATTGATGAAATCATCATCTTTGACCGGCTCACGGCGCAGGAACTCAAGGGCATTGTGGACATTCAGCTTCAGCGTGTCCGCAGGCGCCTGGAAGCCAAAGGCCTGTTTTTGCGCATGACTCCGGAAGCTACGGCTCTGGTGGCGGATCACGGTTTTGATCCTGTTTATGGAGCCCGGCCTCTCAAGCGGGCCATCCAGCATGATCTTCTGGACCCGCTCAGCCTTAAACTTCTGGAAGGGGACTTCCCGGAAGGAACGGAAATCGTGGTGCGGGAAAAAGGCGGCAAATTGGACTTCACCAAGGAGAAAAAATAA